A genomic stretch from Balaenoptera musculus isolate JJ_BM4_2016_0621 chromosome 9, mBalMus1.pri.v3, whole genome shotgun sequence includes:
- the FSCN3 gene encoding fascin-3 translates to MNEVERMPRQPKAEDLRVGLISWAGSYLTFETYKNTVTATAKGLGRRQTWEILVSNKHDTQAVVRLRGLQGFYLLCEADGSLCYGRPRTSHHGCFLIRFHRSGKWTLQCIISGRYLESDGEDVFCTSRALSAYHMWTPRPALHVHVILYSPLNHCYARADPTMGRVWVDAPVPCLKECGFLLHFQDGCYHLETSAHTFLSHLDRLVSQPSTQTAFHMQVRPGGLVALSDGEGGMLYPQGTRLLLSLGSNPHGGEEWLILQHCPTWVSLRSKTQKFLSVVYDVEVCAASEHITPMSLFQFECDNKSPTLQLRSANGCYLAQRRHRRVMADGHQLESETFFRMHWNCGRIILQSPSGRFLGIAANGLLMASATIPGPNEEFGIRLANRPFLALRGRYGYVGTSSEHDLLQCNMDQPDCIHLLPCRQGIYHFQAQGGSFWSITSFGTFRPWGKFALNFGIELQGSNLLTVLAPNGFYMRSDRSGTLLADSEDITKECIWEF, encoded by the exons ATGAATGAAGTGGAACGGATGCCAAGACAACCCAAGGCCGAGGACCTCAGGGTTGGGCTCATCAGCTGGGCGGGATCCTACCTCACTTTTGAGACATACAAGAATACCGTCACTGCTACGGCAAAGGGTTTGGGCCGGAGACAG ACCTGGGAGATCCTAGTGAGCAATAAGCATGACACACAGGCTGTGGTACGACTAAGAGGCTTGCAGGGCTTCTACCTTCTGTGCGAGGCGGATGGTTCTCTGTGCTATGGCCGGCCAAGGACAAGCCATCATGGATGCTTCCTAATCCGCTTCCACCGCAGTGGCAAATGGACCCTCCAGTGCATCATCAGTGGTCGTTATCTGGAATCTGATGGCGAGGATGTTTTCTGCACCTCCCGGGCCCTCTCAGCTTACCACATGTGGACCCCCCGGCCAGCCCTGCACGTCCACGTGATCCTCTACAGCCCCCTCAACCACTGCTATGCCCGGGCTGACCCCACCATGGGCCGAGTCTGGGTGGACGCACCAGTTCCCTGCCTGAAGGAATGTGGCTTCCTGTTGCATTTCCAAGATGGATGCTACCACCTGGAGACCTCTGCACACACCTTCTTGTCCCACTTAGACCGGCTGGTCTCCCAACCCTCAACACAGACAGCTTTCCACATGCAAGTGCGGCCTGGAGGGCTTGTGGCTCTGAGTGATGGAGAAGGAGGCATGTTGTATCCACAGGGCACACGCCTGCTCCTGAGCCTGGGCTCCAATCCCCATGGGGGCGAGGAGTGGCTCATCCTACAGCACTGCCCTACCTGGGTCAGCCTCAGGTCCAAGACTCAGAAGTTTCTCTCCGTTGTCTACG ACGTGGAGGTGTGTGCCGCCTCTGAGCACATAACCCCAATGTCCTTGTTCCAGTTTGAATGTGACAACAAGAGCCCCACCTTGCAGCTTCGTTCAGCCAATGGCTGCTACCTAGCCCAG AGGCGCCATAGGAGAGTGATGGCTGACGGGCACCAGCTGGAGTCTGAAACCTTCTTTCGTATGCACTGGAATTGTGGCAGGATCATCCTGCAGTCTCCCAGTGGACGCTTCTTGGGCATCGCAGCCAATGGCCTGCTGATGGCCAGTGCCACCATTCCAG GCCCAAATGAGGAATTTGGGATTCGATTAGCCAACCGCCCCTTCCTCGCCTTGAGGGGACGGTATGGGTATGTGGGCACCTCGTCGGAACACGACCTCCTGCAGTGCAATATGGATCAGCCCGACTGCATTCACCTGCTGCCCTGCCGCCAGGGCATCTACCACTTCCAGG CACAAGGTGGATCCTTCTGGTCAATAACATCCTTTGGCACTTTTCGCCCTTGGGGAAAGTTTGCCCTCAACTTCGGTATAGAGCTTCAGGGCAGCAACTTGCTCACGGTGCTGGCACCCAATGGCTTCTACATGCGATCTGACCGAAGTGGCACCCTGTTGGCAGACAGCGAAGACATTACCAAGGAGTGTATTTGGGAATTCTAG
- the ARF5 gene encoding ADP-ribosylation factor 5, protein MGLTVSALFSRIFGKKQMRILMVGLDAAGKTTILYKLKLGEIVTTIPTIGFNVETVEYKNICFTVWDVGGQDKIRPLWRHYFQNTQGLIFVVDSNDRERVQESADELQKMLQEDELRDAVLLVFANKQDMPNAMPVSELTDKLGLQHLRSRTWYVQATCATQGTGLYDGLDWLSHELSKR, encoded by the exons ATGGGCCTCACCGTGTCCGCGCTCTTTTCGCGGATCTTTGGGAAGAAGCAGATGCGGATCCTCATGG TTGGCTTGGATGCAGCCGGCAAGACCACAATCCTGTACAAACTGAAGTTGGGGGAGATtgtcaccaccatccccaccatag GCTTCAACGTGGAAACAGTGGAATACAAGAACATCTGTTTCACAGTGTGGGACGTGGGAGGCCAGGACAAGATTCGGCCTCTGTGGCGGCACTACTTCCAGAACACTCAG GGCCTCATCTTCGTGGTGGACAGTAATGACCGAGAGCGGGTCCAGGAATCTGCTGATGAACTCCAGAAGATG CTGCAGGAGGATGAGCTGCGGGATGCGGTGCTGCTGGTGTTTGCCAACAAGCAGGACATGCCCAACGCCATGCCCGTGAGCGAGCTGACCGACAAGCTGGGGCTACAGCACTTGCGCAGCCGCACG tGGTACGTCCAGGCCACCTGTGCCACCCAAGGCACGGGTTTGTATGATGGGCTGGACTGGCTGTCCCACGAGCTGTCGAAGCGCTAA
- the GCC1 gene encoding GRIP and coiled-coil domain-containing protein 1, giving the protein MEKFGMNFGGGPSKKDLLETIETQKKQLLQYQARLKDVVRAYKSLLKEKEALEASIKVLSVSHEADVGLAGVQPQGLTFPDSVDDRCSTHSEDSTGTATSLDTAASLTSTKGEFGVEDDRLARGPPPLKCEEASGSESGVSSSSGDGPSGSGEVDKRLHQLKTQLATLTSSLATVTQEKSRMEASYLADKKKMKQDLDNASKKAEEERGRLEGELKGLQEQIAETKARLITQQHDRAQEQSDHALMLRELQKLLQEERTQRQDLELRLEETREALAGQAYAAGQMEGFELQTKQLTREVEELKGELQALRDEKNRPDPRLQELQEEAACLKSHFQAQLQQEMRKTALAEDQLRQQSQLEEQRVAALENQISEVSELLGTYEKAKQKDQLAIQKLKERILQLDLENKTLALAASSRSPLDSHGEESSLDVNVLKDKMEKLKRLLQVAARKSQVTLDVEKLCNLEMMPSSEAADGEKASVLYYQQELKQLKEEFERYKMRAQVVLKSKNVKDGNPGKELEEAREQLAELKEKYISLRLSCEELECQHQQEAEGWKQELARLQHIHRQELERSQLDFRDRTLKLEEELHKQRDRALAVLAEKDLELEQLRSVALSSGLPGRRSPVGSVGPGDPADTSAPDSLTQALQLAAASEPTFFLYAEQLARKEVEVTSLRKQKHRLEGEVHQLQDRLLEEGERHREEVGALQSHIAKNIRDQSREGANLEYLKNIIYRFLTLPDTVGRQQTLTAILTILHFSPEEKQVIMRLPAGASWWPSGKR; this is encoded by the exons ATGGAGAAGTTTGGGATGAATTTCGGGGGCGGCCCAAGCAAGAAGGACCTGCTGGAGACCATTGAGACCCAGAAGAAGCAGCTCCTCCAGTACCAGGCACGTCTCAAGGATGTAGTCCGCGCCTATAAAAGTCTGCTGAAAGAGAAAGAGGCGCTGGAGGCCAGCATTAAGGTGCTGTCGGTATCCCACGAGGCGGATGTGGGCCTTGCAGGTGTCCAGCCTCAAGGCCTCACCTTTCCTGACTCTGTGGATGACCGATGCTCCACTCACAGCGAGGATAGCACTGGGACCGCCACCAGCTTAGATACTGCGGCCAGTCTGACCAGCACCAAGGGTGAGTTTGGGGTAGAAGATGACAGACTGGCCCGTGGACCACCACCTCTAAAGTGCGAAGAGGCCAGCGGATCGGAGAGCGGCGTTAGCAGTAGTAGTGGGGATGGACCgtctgggagtggggaggtggacAAACGACTGCACCAGCTGAAGACTCAGTTGGCGACTTTGACCAGCTCTTTGGCTACAGTCACCCAGGAGAAGTCCCGCATGGAAGCTTCTTACCTGGCTGACAAAAAGAAGATGAAACAGGACTTAGATAATGCCAGTAAaaaagcagaggaggagaggggccgGCTGGAGGGAGAATTGAAGGGGCTGCAGGAGCAGATAGCAGAAACCAAAGCCCGACTTATCACGCAGCAGCACGATCGGGCCCAAGAGCAGAGTGACCATGCCTTGATGCTGCGTGAGCTCCAGAAGCTGCTGCAGGAGGAGAGGACCCAGCGCCAGGACTTGGAGCTTCGATTGGAAGAGACCCGAGAAGCTCTGGCTGGGCAGGCCTATGCAGCCGGTCAGATGGAAGGGTTTGAACTGCAAACCAAGCAGCTGACCCGTGAGGTAGAGGAGCTGAAAGGTGAGCTGCAGGCTCTTCGAGATGAGAAGAATCGGCCTGACCCCCGGCTGCAGGAGCTTCAGGAAGAGGCCGCCTGCCTTAAAAGCCATTTCCAGGCTCAGTTGCAGCAGGAAATGAGGAAG ACAGCCCTCGCCGAAGATCAGCTACGACAGCAGTCGCAGTTGGAAGAGCAGAGGGTGGCGGCCCTGGAGAATCAAATATCTGAGGTGTCGGAACTGCTGGGCACCTATGAGAAAGCCAAGCAGAAGGACCAGCTGGCCATCCAGAAGCTGAAGGAGCGCATTCTTCAGCTGGACCTGGAGAACAAGACACTGGCGCTAGCGGCCTCTAGCCGGTCCCCTCTGGACAGCCATGGAGAGGAGTCCAGTCTGGATGTCAATGTCCTGAAGGACAAGATGGAGAAGCTGAAGAGGCTGCTGCAGGTTGCGGCCAGGAAGAGCCAGGTGACCTTGGACGTGGAGAAGCTCTGCAACCTGGAGATGATGCCCAGCTCAGAGGCTGCCGACGGGGAGAAGGCCAGCGTGCTCTACTACCAGCAGGAGCTGAAACAGCTGAAGGAGGAGTTTGAGAGGTACAAGATGCGGGCCCAGGTCGTCCTCAAGAGCAAGAACGTCAAAGACGGGAACCCGGgcaaggagctggaggaagcccGGGAGCAGCTGGCGGAGCTGAAGGAGAAGTACATCTCGCTGCGGCTGTCCTGCGAGGAGCTCGAATGCCAGCACCAGCAGGAGGCTGAGGGCTGGAAGCAGGAGCTGGCCCGGCTGCAGCACATCCACCGGCAGGAACTGGAGCGGAGCCAGCTGGACTTCAGGGACCGCACGCTGAAACTGGAGGAGGAGCTGCACAAGCAGCGGGACCGGGCCCTGGCCGTGCTGGCCGAGAAGGACCTGGAGCTGGAGCAGCTGCGTTCCGTGGCCTTGTCCTCTGGGCTGCCGGGACGCAGAAGCCCTGTGGGCAGTGTGGGCCCCGGGGATCCGGCGGACACGTCTGCCCCGGACAGCCTGACCCAAGCCCTGCAGCTGGCTGCGGCCAGCGAGCCCACTTTCTTCCTTTACGCCGAGCAGTTGGCCCGCAAGGAGGTGGAGGTCACGTCCCTGAGGAAGCAGAAGCACAGGCTGGAGGGGGAGGTGCATCAGCTGCAGGATCGGCTGCTGGAGGAGGGCGAGCGGCATCGGGAGGAGGTGGGGGCCCTGCAGAGCCACATTGCAAAGAACATCAGGGACCAGAGTCGGGAGGGAGCCAACCTGGAGTACCTCAAGAACATCATCTACCGCTTCCTGACCTTGCCGGACACCGTGGGCCGCCAGCAGACGCTCACCGCCATCCTCACCATCTTGCACTTCAGTCCAGAGGAGAAACAAGTGATCATGCGGCTCCCAGCCGGTGCTAGTTGGTGGCCTTCTGGCAAGAGATGA